The DNA region GGAGAACTCGTAGTCGAGGTTCCAGTACTCGCTGTAGTAGGTCTCGTGGAGTTCGATGATTCGGCCGAGCGCGCCGGGCGTGTATCCGGTTTGAATCTCAGGCATGGGTATCCTCCGAAACGATGGGTCGCAGCTGTGGCTGTCCACCGAATCTAACCAACCAGTTAATTAGAATCGCCGTAAAGCTTTCGCACGCCGGTCTCGGTGGAGCCTCTCGAAGACGGAAGCTGTGGGAACCCGGAGCGGGAAGCTGTGGCCGCCCGGAGCGTTGCTCCCGCGGAGTCGGAGTTCGGAGAGCTGAGAGAGTCGAACGGACTCAGTCCTCGCGCACGGCGAGCAAGTCGTCGAGGACGAGGTCGACGAGCGCGTTACGCACCGTGGAGGCGACGTCGTCGTGCGTGAGCGAGACGTGGTAGGCGCGGCCCCCGAGCATCGTCGCGAGGAGGAGCGTCGCGACCTGTTCGGAGTCGACGTCGCGGAAGACGCCCTGTTCGATACCCTCCTCGATGGTCGCGACCATCAGTTCCCAGGCGTAGTCGTAGTTGACGGTGAACTGTCGACGGTACGGCTCGTTCCGCCCGGCTTGCGCGCGCAGTTCCAACAGCGCCATGCTGAGTTCCTCGCCACCGAGCGGAGGACGGTCGCCGACCCGTTCGGTCGCACGATCCGCGTCGTCGATGCCGACCAGGACGACGAGCAGGGCGTCGACGAGCGCGAGGAGTCGGTCGCGCGGGTCCTCTATCTCCTCGATGTCGAACTGGGCGGTGTACTCGTCGACGAGGTTGTCGAGCAGATGTTCGAGGAACGCCGCCAGCAGGTTCTCCTTCGTGTCGTAGTGGTAGTGAAGGACGGCGGTCGTCATCTCGAACTCGTCGGCGATCTTCTGAATCGAGAGGTTGGCGTAGCCGTGCTTGCAGAGCGCTCGGTGGGTCGCCTCCATAATCGCCTCTCGCGTCTCGGCGGAACTGGCCCGCTCTCGTCGGTCCTCCGGGGAACTCATTCGCTCACCAATCGGTTAGTTATCGAGATAAGCCCACCGACGTGTGCGCGGGCTCCCGCGGGAGAGCACCCTACGAGAGTGCACGTCGGAGCCGAGCGACTTCCTGACTGAGGCTTCGATACTCGATGAGAACGAACCCCGTCGCGATGACGCCGAACCCGACGAGGGTCAGAACCGAGAGCCGTTCGTCCAGGAGTAGCCACCCGAAAAGTGCCGTAACGAGCGGGGAGACGTACGTGAGGAGGTTCACACGGATCGGTCCCACGGCTTCGAGCAGACTGAAGTACGCGACGTAGCCGACCGGCGTCGCGACGACGCCGTTGTAGACGACTGCGAGAACTGCGACTGTCGTCCACGAGGCGGTCTGTACGGGCTCTCCGCGTGCGAGACTCAGCACGAGCATCGCGGCCCCACCGACGAGGGTGGCCCACGCCGTCATCGCGAGCGGGGACAGCGAGTCCTCTACGTAGCGGAGTGCGACACCGCCGACGGCGAGCGAGACGGCGGAGAGAAAGAGCAGTCCGATCCCGACCATCGTGACCGAAAAGCGGCTCGACGGCTCCGGATTCGCGACGATGGCGACCCCGACAAGCCCGAGTGCGACCCCGGTCACGCCCCGTCGCGTGAGGCGCGCGCTCGGAAGCGCGACCGCGGCGAAGCCGACGGCGAGAATCGGACTGAGACTGATGAGAACCGCCGCCGTCGCGCTCGTGGTGTACTGCTGTCCGACGAAGAGAAAGACGTTCGCCGCCCCCACAACCAGGCCGCCGCTGACGAGAATCGTCAGATAGTCGGTGCGCGTCTGCGGGCGAAGCGGCTCAGAGCGGAGCGCGACGTACGGCAGGAGGAGGGTCGCGGCGACGAGAAATCGAAGCGAGGCGAAGAAGACCGGCGGGAGATGCGGGAGTCCCGCTCTGTTCGCGACGTACATCCCGCCGGTAAGTGTCGCCGCCGCGAGGAACAGTCCCGTATTTCGGTGACGCGAATCCATATCTATACGAATTAACTAACCGATTAATTAGTTTTGGGTGGACAGCTCGAAATCTCGGAGTTCGACCCCGTTTCCGAGTTATCGGCACGCCCCAACTGCGTACCCATGGCGCTCGCGGTGGCGACGGTCCTGCTGTTCGCTGCGGGACGGAGGCAGTCTATTCTTGTGTTCGGTGAGTGTCGTCGTGGCTGTCGAGACGTAGCCGCGAACTGAATCTTGGATGTGAAGAAAAATCTATCTGCGGCGCTCGCAAACCGATCCGGTGGATGTCAACCGCGGACGACTCCGTCGACGTACTCGACCCGCTTCGCCAGTTTCTCTCGCTCGAACGCGACGTGCTCGTCCTCTCTGTGGCCATGTTCGCGTTCAGCCTCGGCTTTCAGATGACGAGCAGATTTCTCCCCGAGTACATGGTGGCGCTGGGTGCGTCGGGGTTCGTCGTCGGCCTGTTCGGGACGTTCGGCAACGTCATCTCCGCCGTCTACCCGTACCCCGGCGGTGCGGTCTCGGACCGAATCGGTTCGCGGTACGCGCTGACGTTGTTCGGCCTCCTCTCGACTGTCGGATTCGTATTCTGGCTCGTCGCTCCCGGAATCGGCGGCGTTTCCGTGGGTTCCGTCACGCTCGGGCCCTGGATATGGATCTTCGTCGGCCTGATTCTCGCGCAGGCGTGGAAATCGTTCGGTCTGGGTGCGACGTTCGCGGTCGTCAAGCAGGCGACGCCCCTCTCGCGCCTCGCCGAGGGGTTCGCGAGCACCGAGACGTTTCGCCGGACCGCCTTCCTCGTCGGACCGGTGCTGGCAGCGGTGCTCATCGGGCTCCACCCGCAGTTCACGGTCAGTTTCCGGTACGTGCTCGCGGTCGCCGTCGTCTTCGGCGTCCTCGGCACGGTCGTCCAACATTTCCTCTACGACGCCGGTTCGGACACCATCGGCGACTCGTTCGAGGGAGTCGACCGCATCGTCCGCGACTTCCGGGAGATGCCCGAGGAACTCAGACCGCTTCTCGTCGGCGACACGCTCGTCCGCTTCGCCAACGGGATGGTCTACGTGTTTTTCGTGCTCGTGGTCACCCAGATCTTCGAGGTCGGTCTCGACACGACCGTCTCGCTCGGCGGCCTCTCGTACGCCGTCGACCTGTC from Haloprofundus halobius includes:
- a CDS encoding TetR/AcrR family transcriptional regulator encodes the protein MSSPEDRRERASSAETREAIMEATHRALCKHGYANLSIQKIADEFEMTTAVLHYHYDTKENLLAAFLEHLLDNLVDEYTAQFDIEEIEDPRDRLLALVDALLVVLVGIDDADRATERVGDRPPLGGEELSMALLELRAQAGRNEPYRRQFTVNYDYAWELMVATIEEGIEQGVFRDVDSEQVATLLLATMLGGRAYHVSLTHDDVASTVRNALVDLVLDDLLAVRED
- a CDS encoding DMT family transporter, producing the protein MDSRHRNTGLFLAAATLTGGMYVANRAGLPHLPPVFFASLRFLVAATLLLPYVALRSEPLRPQTRTDYLTILVSGGLVVGAANVFLFVGQQYTTSATAAVLISLSPILAVGFAAVALPSARLTRRGVTGVALGLVGVAIVANPEPSSRFSVTMVGIGLLFLSAVSLAVGGVALRYVEDSLSPLAMTAWATLVGGAAMLVLSLARGEPVQTASWTTVAVLAVVYNGVVATPVGYVAYFSLLEAVGPIRVNLLTYVSPLVTALFGWLLLDERLSVLTLVGFGVIATGFVLIEYRSLSQEVARLRRALS